The Telopea speciosissima isolate NSW1024214 ecotype Mountain lineage chromosome 11, Tspe_v1, whole genome shotgun sequence genome includes the window CCGGACACAAAGGTAATCCTCCCTTTTTAATCCTTTTTCCCAGTTAAAATTTCATTAACAAACTTATAAACATCGGAATTAAGGAAGAGAAGTTTTTAATCTAATATTGTAACATGACCCTCTTATGGCCTGCAGTAGCTGGAGTCTCGTGCATtggataagttttttttttttaattgtaataTTCATTAAAGGGTTATAAAGTACGTAAGAGATTACAGCACCAATGGACATAGAAATCACATCTAACAAATgcacaaaatttattttttctccatCCTCATAATTTATATAACACACAATCTACGGCAATATTTTGTATGCATTtaaagaaatcataccaaacacagccttaatttCAAGatgtcaaatatatatatatatatatctctttAATCACAATTTAGAGTTGAGATTTTGTAAAATGCATTTAAAATAGAGCTTCAAAATACCTTTCTTTTTGAATTTGGTTTTTGGTGTGTCCCTACACGGATCTTTAtggcccccagtactgggggcatccagtgcgcatcgtgcggcgcaacATGAtccatgtgtgcacggtggggcccactgtgcacacatggatCGTATGGCGCCACATGTACGCACTGgaccgcccccagtactgggggtgaTAATTTTTCGTCCCTACACGTGCTTGCTTTTGTTGGAAGTTGTCTTGTTTACTAAAGCTCTCTTTGTGTGGGAACgttagtcccacattggaagTGGAAGAGGATGTTAAGAGATAAATATATGAAAACTACAACGGTGCGAGTTCCTTAAAGAGAGGTATCTCTCCTTCCACAAGTTCAAGATTGGTTTGGGGTGTTTTTCACATACAACAAGTTGTTGACTTTAAAGTTTTTACTCCATACTCTCGAAGAGAATGCAACAgcgtcgggttgggccgggctttatagaaccctagcccgaCCCTAAGTCCCTTTAGTTGGGCACAAGCTTGACCCGACCCAACCTTGACTCAAGGCCAAAAatatccaaccctgacccaccctcaaggtcgggccgagctgaccctgattggccctgatcatggagagggggaaagaaatgcatgggctgggaagaacattatcaattttacataaaataataatataataaaatatattataatactTATTGTCTTCagatataatatattatataaaaaaatgtgggtgacatttaaagtttataatgtatatattatatcaatagatattttatagtataacttgaatcaaggtcgggccgggccaagcttagcccgaggcctcaactctaacccgacccgaccctgactcagggccaaaaatttcagccctggcccgccctcagggccaaataccTCAGTCCAtgctcagggcgggttcaggccgacagggccaaactttcACCCCTAGTGTATggtaatgggttttttttttttttttggtcttttcctGAACAGACACCTTCTTTAGGATATTCTTAGGCAAGCACTTCAAAGGGGCTTCTCTCCTCCATAAATAAGAGACGCTTTTTGGCACTTTAAACATTAATTCTAAGTGTTCCAACCTTTTTATAAAAACTCTATTCTCTCATACTTTGTTTTGTATTCTTACATATTGTTTGAGAATGTTTTTCCTTCCTCTATTCGTTGTGTTGACTAAGCTTGTCCTGAAAATGCCCAgcgtcgggttgggccgggctttatagaaccctagcccgaCCCTAAGTCCCTTTAATTGGGCacaagcccgacccgacccgaccttgactcaaggCCAAAAATATCCAACtctgacccaccctcaaggtcgggccgagctgaccctgattggccctgatcatggggaggggaaaagaAATGAATGGACTGGgaagaacattatcaattttacataaaataacaatataataaaatgtattataataCTTATTGTCTTCagatataatatattatataaaaaaatgtgggtgacatttaaagtttataatgtatatattatatcaatatatattttataatataacttGAATCAAGGTCatgccgggccaagcttagcccgaggcctcaactctaacccgacccgaccctaccctgactcagggccaaaattttcagccctggcccgccctcagggccaaatacctcagcccaggccctgttcaggctcagggtgggttcaggccgacaaggccaaactttcACCCTTAGTGTATGGTAATgggttatttttattttttttttggtcttttcctGAACAGACACCTCCTTTAGGATATTCTTAGGCAAGCACTTCAAAGGGGCTCTCTCCTCCATAAATAAGAGATGTTTTTTGGCACTTTAAACATTAATTCTAAGTGTTCCTACCTTTTTATAAAAACTCTATTCTCTCATACTTTGTTTTGTACTCTTACATATTGTTTGAGAATgttttttcttcctctattcGTTGTGTTGACTGAGCTTGTCCTGAAAATGCCCCGACATAGCCCAAGAAGCAAATGTAACAATTACTAGAGGGTCTAAGGGGCTGTTTCATCTTGGGGATTGATTCCCAAGAAGCTTCTTAAAGTTAATGGGTGCCGATCAGTGTGCATTTGGTGTcaataatggttttttttttttgtcttttcttgaaGAGACACCTTCTTTGGGATATCCTTAGACAAGCACTTCAAAAGGGCTTCTCTCAACAAATAAGAGACACTTTTGGCTCTTCAAACATTAATTCTAAGTATCCTACCTCCGTATAAAATCTCTATTCTCTCATACTCTGTTTTGTCTTCCGACATTTTGTTTGAGAATGGTTTTTCTTCCTCGATTCGTTGTGTTGACTGAGCATATCTTGAAATACCCTGACATAGCCCAGGAAGTGAATGTAACAATTACTAGAGGGTCTATGGAACTGCTTCATCTTGGGGATTGATTCGCAAGAAGCTTCTTAAAGATAGTGACCGATGGTACAACTCAGCCCCACCATCACATGAAGATTCATTTGGAGCAAGTTACAGTGACAAAATTGGTGTTCAAGTTTAAATGTTTTACAAGTGGAGTACTAACATCATTAGTGAGTTTTTGCCTTTTCCCatattctattttaaaaagCAAAGTGATAATTTGAATTATTTtcattacagagaaagaacaaataaataatattaatgGGGTAACTTTCAGccataaccccaaacaacagaTAAGCTTACCATGCCGCTCTACAACAACCCAAGTAGGGTAGAATCAGTCCTAAAACCCAGGAAAGAAACCACCACTCCAAGATCATACAAAcattacaaaagaaagaaaaaaacagaatctCAATATTTTTTCCAAATTGAAAAACTTTAGAGCTTTGAACTTATTCTGTAAATTTTTCGGATCGTGTATTACATCTAGTACATTTATATGCCCGACTTAGAGGTTATTGCTTGATTTAGCTTCTCCACAGTACAGCATGAGATCTTCTTAATTACCTTTTCTGGAAATTTAACAACCTTATTGAGACAGCAAAGACGAAAACAAATATTATGGTGAACCCAACAACCACAGCAGCAACAACTCCAAGGAAACTGTGTTCATAGCCAAAATAGTTCTTCACAAATTCTTCTACTGTCTCCCCTGTTTCCAACCTTTCCTGTATATCTCCAAATTGAGACGCAACCAATCCATACATTGTCCAAGCAACAGGGGTCATCCAGTAACACCAAACCCACCACACTGGAATTTTCTGTTAAGAATCAAATGGTAGAAACATAAATAATTAAAGAGAGGAATTTCATGCACAAtcaccaaaataaataattaaaggaGACGGATTTCGTGCAGGCTATTGTGTGATTTGTCATATAGTGGGGTATGGTATTTAAGCAGGGCGTTGGTTTCCATTGTACAGTTATATGAACGTGCATCATGCACAGCCAAACATATAACATTTTGCcataattaaataactataaGGAAGGTATTCGTACAAgggagattctcccatcaatTCCGTCAAATAGAGGGGGCAGAGGTGTTTATGTCATTTCGAATGGGCATGTATGCTAATCTAATCACATTTAATGCCGGTCGTGCATATACACTGCTGTGCATGAAAACGTTTGCAAATAActataatagaaataaaagaagaaaaaaaaaattgtgtttcttttattattttttgtgcttttgttctCTTAGATTGGTAAAACACAGATGATGTAACTTACTGATTTTGGAATTATGAATCCGGAGAAGAGGTTCCACATTGCATAGAATGCCGCAGAAATTACAGCAGCAATGTTACGGTTGGGTGTCAAGGCCACTGTCACCATACCAAATAAGGTAAAGTATAACAGTGTAAAGTATATGAAGAAGATATACCAGAAGAACTTTGCAACCTCCCAATGTAACCCAATCATCGCATACACTATAAGAGCATATACTATAGTTTGTATAAAGACATAAGGAAGCTCAATGAAGACCTGAAATAGAAACAGGACATTTATTTAATGTGTTATTCAAAATTAAGTAATTACCGATTATACTCTATCAGATACATTCTAAACAGATAGATGTAAATACCTGGGCAAAAGCATATGGCATAGCTGAATACATTCCCGCAGCCCTTTCTCTATAAAAAACTGTTCTTTCAACATCCACAACTGGTTGCACAGCAGATGCATTCTGTATCCCAAGAAAGATAACAGCAGCATAAATAGAACCCATTGCATTCATTATATCTTGTTGCTTCTGGCTGCAGttttcaacatttaaaaaagttagtaaaggaaaaataaaatatgacaagaatgtaaaatatTGATCTCTCCTTCCTAACATAGATTACCTTTTGGATCCGAGATTCCAAAAGATTGTCCCAAACATGAGGGCTGTGAAGGTTGTGAAGAGAAACCTCACTGCAGTGTACGATGGGTTACGCCAGTAGGACCACTGCTGTTTCAAAAGGCAAGTGAGGCATTGGTTGATGAAAGATTGAGAGTATTGGGTAGAGAAATGGAGTTCTTGTGAACCAGGGCTAGGTTTGCTTAGTTCCTCGATCATTGCTTTGTTCTTCCTGAATGGTTCAGtataaaaatgaaagaaagaaaaaattactaTTGAGATTATAATAACATCAGTATATATTATGTTAACTCACACACCTTATTAGAATCAGGAATTAAACTCACCTGTAAAGTTCCGAGTTCTTATAGAGAACTGCAAAGTCTACTCCAAGAGTTGTTTCCTGGGCCATCATCGTAACCTCCAACATCCATGTTGCTGGATTTTGACCATCTTTTATTTTACTTATTCCATTGATTGCCTTCATGAAATACAATTGAGATATATTGCATACAATTAATCCATCTGAGATTGGAAAATCTGTTTGGAAGTACAATTCTTAATATGTACTTTCTATTGTATTACTCACCTCAAAATATGCTATTAAATGAGAAGAATACCGCCCCAATGGACCGACATATATTTCCTCTCCTCCTTGCTTCAATAAGAATAGCTGTTTTGTTCAACAGGAAAGCATAAGTATTCCACtacataaaattaaattaaaatatacttcttaaaatataatttaattcATATctaataacctcatcaaaagcCTCAAATATATCAATGCCTGGCTGGTGGATGGTGCACACGACAGTTCGTCCAGTGTCGACAGTGTTCCTCACTGTTCTCATCACTATTGCTGCTGCCCTTGCATCCAGCCCAGTGGTTGGCTCATCCATGAATATTATGGAAGGGTTTGCAACAAGCTCAACTGCGATGGTGAGCCTCTTCCGCTGCTCTGTTGATAAACCACTGACACCCGGTAGTCCAACTAATGAATCTCTTAGAGGGGTCAGTTCCACAAGCACCATGACCTCATCTATGAACATCTACACCAAtaaacatcatttttttttcaaatataattAGTAAACattcaatatatataaatatataggtCAGCATACAGAATAAAATTGATAAAGGCTCAAATCCACTGACCTTTCTACTAGCATCAGCAACTTCTGGAGGTAACCGAAGCCAGGCAGAAAAGAGCAGAGATTCATATACTGTGACATTGGGGGAATGGATGTCATTTTGCTCACAATATCCTGCTATacgagcaaatgtctcctgctTCTTTGGGTAACCTGATATGGTTATCCTTCCGTCAATATATCCACCAGTTTTTCTTCCTGCCAACACATCCATCAAAGTGGTCTTGCCAGCGCCACTAACACCCATTAAAGCTGTAAGGACTCCGGGCTTAAAAGCTCCACTCACTCCCTTGAGAAGCTCCAACCGGTCTTCTGTAACACCTTGTGCTTTCAATTCCTGTATCCAATATTGGACAGCAAATAAGAAACTATGCTGCTCAGCTAGCTACATAGTTTTAGTATTTTTGCTGAAAAATTAGGATACCTGTGGCATGCCTACAGCGTATTTTATTTCATCGAATGTGATTGAAAGAGGTTCAAATGGGAGAACCATTCCCCgctttttgttttgattggatGAAGTCTCACATTCTATACTCTGAGTTCCCTCTCTGCTTTCTGCTTGTACTATAGCAAAGTCATTAAGTTAGGACAAAGGAGGAGTAAGTTTTAACTCAATAGAGATTGATTTCAAGTAATCACATCTGAATGAGTTCAGACCCTCAAGGTTCCTTCTCATCGATGATACGTTGGTAAGTTCTCTAGTTTCATTGGTAGGACCGTCTTCTTCAGTTAGAACTGTCTGAGAACTCTTAAATGCTGCAGTAATGTGATTAGATTATTAAAACATGTTGAATCACATTTGAGAGTTCAAAAAATACCAATATATTATACTTACGATTCAGATAAGAGAGAGCAACAGTGAAAATAATGTTGAACAGGAAAACATAACAGATCAACGCCCCTACTCCAATCCAATACCAATATGCTTCAGTAAAAAATCCTTTAGACTTCATGACTGCCACTCCCAGAGTCTCTGTAGACTGGGGTAGAACCTATGCCACaacaataaaatttaaaaatgattttccTTACTCAAGACCTCTCATTAtgatattttctatttatttttagggatgatttaaagggaaaaaaggtTCTTACTTGTCCCCAACTTTTCCCAAGGAACTCATTGACAGCAATTGCATTTTGAGCATACATAATAGGAGAGATCCAGTAGCCCCATATCCACCATTTCCTTATGTCATCTGATTCATAGAAAAAGACTGACTTATGATATTGAttgtaaaataaaaagtttGTAGTGGGACAAATAAAATCTATTTGTCTCGGTTTGTATCTTCATGatcaaaacagcagcaaaatTTATGGAGGTTTAGTTGAATAGATTGACATGAATAAGCATGATGAGAACTTTGAACACCTGTTCTTAACATCCAACTCCCATAATCATAGGAATTGAAATCTCTATCAAATTGGTAGATGCTTAATTTTTACTGAAACATGAATATAATattgccttttatttttttaatacaaaatGAAATCTAAACTAAACTTATTCCTTATCTATAAAGCAAATAACCTATCATCATGGAATTTGAAACTCCTTCAATCAAAACTGATGGTTAATGCTTAATACAATTTTGGAGCATACCTCGCGACAAGAGAAATCCACCCATGACAAGGACTATCAGCAAACTAAAGGATCCAAATGTGTTTGCAATGATCTCATTCCTTCCGGCTGCTGCGATAAATCGGAACAATCCGGACGACATCTGGTTGACGCATAGAAGGAGGAGGTACTGTTTGAACAGACTGCAGTAAGAACACTCTCTGGGTTAATGCCATGATCAACAATGAACTACCAAAAGCAGTACTCGAGCACGACTTCGAATATAGAAACTGTAATGCCTTCCTATTGGTCTTTACCTTTCAACATTTGGGTCAAAGCCAATGACATAGTGCGTCATGAACACCCAAACAGCAACTTCTACAAAACTGATTGGAATCTTTAGGATCCATGTTGGTAGTGAATATGCCCATGGAGGGAAGAAACGGAGGTCTCTTTGCTTGTAAAACACAGGAAGTTTCAAGATGGTCAAGGCAACCTCTGAGAATCCATTAAACATAATCGTCATGAGAGAGAAGAACAAAGCACCCACATATAAACCACCATCAAGTATTGAATCTCGGTGCATCTTGGTACGGAGTAAAATTGTCATTGATACACATGCGACAATAATAAGCTGAAATCAGCGAGAGAAATGGAAATTAATGACATTATAAGTTGAAAACTAGCTAGAAAGCAACATCAGATTAAAACATGTGACTCACTAGCATTGTCTTGAAAATGTAGACAAATGAGTTCCTCTTCATAAGCAACAATTCTCTTGCTATACAAGCTTTCAATAGCTCCTTCTTGCTAACACCATACTTGTTGGTTGTTAAAGCTGCGGGGTGACTCTTGGTTTTGTCGAATGGGGTAGCAAGTTCATCTCCGAGTCTCTGGCCAACATGGAATGACTGGAATGCTTCTGAAAATTCCTTGACAGAAATAAATCTGTAAGGCTTATCTTTATCAATCCAGTACTGTTGCTGATCTTTTCTTGATGTTACCtataaaatgaatgaaatatcaGTTACTGCTTTATCACAAGTTGgaatagaaagagaaagaaacataagagagaaacaagattAAGGGTTTTGAAACTCATGAGAACAATATTCGAAATTGCCTCAACCAGAACATAATTCTTTAATAAAAAGGTTGTAGTTGGGTATAACGGCCATTGTATTATCATGTTAATGTTGTATTAGTTTAGTATCAATAGGTCATGCTAGATTCATGTTATCGTGAACTATTTGGGGGTTAACCAGACCTGAATTCCAAAAGAGATGCATAGAATATCAATTGGGTTTTTAAGCATACTTGAGATTTTCAAAAGAGATGCATAGATGATAATTGCAAACTCCTACTTGATACTTACTTCTTGTAAGAAGTCAGCAACTCCTTTCCTCTCAGGGCATTTGAATCCCACGTACTCAAAGAATTGAAGCACATTATCACGGGGGCCCTGGTACACAATCTGCCCATCCGATAGGAGAAAGATGTCATCAAAGAGATCAAAAGTCTCTGGTGCTGGCTGGAGAAGGGAGACAAAGGCTGTCCCACGTAAAATGTGAATGTAATTCCTCAATGACTTCACTATTTGATAAGTTGTTGAACTGTCCAAACCATTCGATATCTCATCCATGAAAAGTGCCCTCGCAGGTCCAACAAGCATTTCACCTATATATATGTTTCCAGATAAAGAattatttcatttgaaattGGGAGAAATAAAAACCAGCTTGGAGTTAGAAATACAATGGGTACATTATTTTACCTGTTGTAAGACGCTTTCTTTGTCCTCCAGAGATACCTCTCAGCATCTCATCTCCGACCAAGGTATCAGCACAAACCTCAAGGCCCAAAATCTACAAGTTTGGAGTGGAGCAGAATTAATAATATCCGAGTCTTCTTTGGGTTTTTCCCCCAAATTATAATCATTATCTTCGTTATACATAGAAAGGTTTCTTGAAGAGATTACCTTTACAATTACATCTGTGATCAAACTGGCTTCTTGCCCTCCTAGCGCTGCTGCCTACAAGTGTAGaaacaaaaatatcaaaaaCCACATTGTCAACAAGTTCTGGGGAATACGATTCTCTCCCATATAACACTAAGCATGTTTTAATTGTTTCAGCTAATGACATATTGGCACTTTGCAGTCATCACTCTCAAAGTGGCTACTTTTCTAATTCTTGATAAAATTACATTGGTGAGGGCTCGGATTAAAACCATCAGAGTTTGGAAGTGATTTACTCCGATCAAAGAATGAGAATTAAGTGTAGAGCGAACTCCCATTCATGAGAGTACCAGCATGAGTCAATGTCTTTGCAGTCCTATAAGTTGCTGGATAACCTCTTCAGATACCCATGTGTAGGCGTAACACTTCACCTCAACAAGAAGGTGAGGTGAGGGGCACCCATTATCAGGATTCAGGACCCGTTATTATCTAAGGTTCTGCAACTTAAGAACCTCAGTATACAAACAAAAGGGTTGACTTGTGGATTTTAGATAATaaagcaaaaaccccaaatctatgCATGTTATAATTCAAGACAAAGGCTCGAAATCTACTTAAATGAAGACTCTAATAAGGAACCCAGAATCGAATCTCACTCTCAAAAGGAACGTAGGCAACAGAGAATCAATGAAACAGGAAAAATGAAGCTTAAAATTGTATAAGGAGATAGAATTCAGAAGATATACTGACTTGGGTCGCGAACAGAAGCTTTAACAGTGTAACCTTTATCGTGAAGGAGCTTCACCAGCCATGAAGCGACGTACCCAGAAGCACCTGCGACGCACACTATCTTCCCAACACTGCTCATATTTTCTGATTCCTATGTCTTCTGGTTCTATTCCCTTTGCTGATTTTGAAGAAGCAAACAGTTGGTAAAGGTGGGGATTACCGAATGGTGTAAAAGTAGAAAGTGGCTTTATACCGGAGGTGATGCACAGAGTCTACCTCGCTCCACAATAATGGTGAGCTGAACGGGGGAGATGACAGGGGAGAACAGGGGCGGAGAAGGATAGCATGGAGACAGAACAGGGAGGCGATGGTAGTTGggttcttgaagaagaagagcggTGGCAGGGGATCGAAAAGGAGGGAGGTGACGGAATCGGTCAGAGTTGAGTCCAATACGAATCGTGCTGAATCGATCCGATCTAACTGGCTCTTAACAATATCAGGGTGGAACTGGAATCGGTTTAAACCGCTGGGTTTGGTTTCGATAGACGGTTTCTTCACCCATTCTGCATTGTGAAAAGAAAATCTCTTCTTTCCGGTTGTGGTGATTGCGTGAGACTCTTGGAATAATACTAACTGCACTTTgaactagggctgcaataggtCGGATTGGGTCGGACTTTTTAAAATTCCAGTCCAACTTTGAATCTCCATAGCTAGGcctaggcccaggcccagcctgaccctgactcagggcctgaaaaatccaaccctaacttGTCCTCAGGATCAAGCCGGGTTGACCCTATTTGGCCCTGATTATGGGGAGGGGAAGGAATAGATgcatgggttgggttgggccggggagaaaattatcaattttgcataaaataacattataataaaatatcttatatcacttattatcttcatgtATAATATATTACTTAACAAAATATATGatttttaaagtttataatataatatattatatcaatatatattttatagtataacttaaaacaaggttGGGTTTGACCGGCAGGgtttagcccgaggcctcaaccctggcccggcccaactctgactcagggccaaaaatttccAACCATAACCCGCCCTCGGGGTCACAAGGTATCTCAGCCTAGACGCCCGAAGCCTATTTGGGCTCAGGGCAGGCCAAGATGGGTTCAAGCCAATAGGGCCAACTTTGCACCCCTACTTCGAACTTTGTAAAAGAAAGGTAGAGGGAATAATGATATCCAATGTCTAGATTCCCCTCATCGATTTCAAATGCAGGACCGATCCACATCCTGATTTTATGCTTTCAAAACCCTTACGCTATACCAACAAAGGAGCAAATATCCAACATGATCAGAAAGGAGAGAGAACGTACGGATTGGGAgaatacttgtaaaatcatcCTCATAATAAAGACCTATTAGGGATCTTTTTTCGATATGTAATTTTTGAGAGAAGGTTCTTTGAGAAAGCACTATAGGAAAGCGCACCAATAAAGTGCAACTAGCATACCCTATTGAAaaataatcctcttcaattccctaaaGCCTGACAGTGCGGCAATGATAGGAGGAGATGTCGACATGTGGTAGCTTGGATATCCAACAGTCCAAGCTCAACAtaagtcaatgagctcggatCGTTGTATATCCAAGCTGCCAcatgtcaacatctccacctagcattacCGCACTGCCAAGCTTTAGGAATTGAAGAGAATTAAAATCCTATCCTGCCCCGGCGGCTTAGAGGACCATTTCCCATAACGCAGCTGTTGAACTTTTGGTGGGGTAGTCTTACATAAGATAACCAGGAAACAAGTTAAGGTTAGAAAACACTTTAAAAGGCTTACTTGCAGAGCAGGACAAAACCAGCTGCAGAAAGGTCAAAACTGTTACACTTCCTCTCATGGATACaagttaagttttttttttggataaaaatggATACAAGTCAAATTAATCTACTACTAATTTGatattgggagaatgttctctgtgccgcaatgcAGGCTGCACtcaggtggtcattgcacccacccccatgtgcctgagcgCAGCCTGctctgcggcacagagaacagcgcccctttaATAATATAGAGATGCCAATTGCAAAGAATGAAAGCTTTTTCTTATTCCCTACCTTCATAAAGAGGTCAATATCAGGATCTGGCTTGATATTTgcctccttttctcttcttaatAACTCAGAAAACAGAtctgcaaaagaaaaatattttgaaacaatTCACACAAATCAATtaatagagagagaagatatgTTTAAAGTAGTCGTACCATAGGTACTTCCAACCCCTTGACATCTTGCAGAGAAAGCCAATGTTTCTCTCACAGTCATTTCCCCTATATGAAGATCTCTTTGACTAATATATGCAGATGTCCTCTGTGGTACAAACTCATCCATTTCATGGCCATTATAAGTTACTCTCCCTGAAACCTGAATGAGATTTCAAGAACCCATTTCAATTATATTAATATCAAAATCATTGAAGTGAAGAAACCCAAATCACTAATATTAATTTCCTTCCTTACTTTTAGATTTTTATCAAGCTTTCCTGCTAGAGCTAGAAGAAGAGTAGTCTTCCCTGAGGTTGGGGGACCTAGAAGCAATGTCATTCTACCCGGTTTGATTACTCCGCTAACGTCGCGAAGGATCGATAATGGCTTCTTTTTACTTGGTAGAAGATGAATATAGTTCAAGAACCCCTTTTAAAACCAGATAATGATCAGAATTATATCTACAAATTACTTACAAGTGAATtacttaagtaattaattaagtaCCTCTATCATATTGAGAGTGAAGTTGGGAATTGAAGGAAGAGCTCTACTTCCCATATGAGCTTCAGTATCAACATTTAAATGCTCAAATCGAACTTCAATTGTTGGAAGTTCAATTCCAACTCTGTAACAAAATCAAGAACAGagtgaagaagatgagataAAAATTCATATGAAGAACAGAGGATTATAAGTAGTTTAATACCGAGTAATGCGATTTCGGAGTCTTAGAAAGAACTTATCATTCTCAACTTCTAGTCTTTCTATCaaaatctttctctcttctGGTCCAagacaatcaatatcaatctcTTTGGTTGTCACTCCGTCTTCTCCACCCAGTAATATTCCTTTTCTCATACGATTCCATGTGGGTAATTTCTGTATTGCAGCCCATTTCAgagcttcttcatcatca containing:
- the LOC122645688 gene encoding pleiotropic drug resistance protein 1-like isoform X2; this encodes MERSVSAHSISRSISRSNSRGINRVDSYGSFFRRDSASDIFRRSSRAREDDDEEALKWAAIQKLPTWNRMRKGILLGGEDGVTTKEIDIDCLGPEERKILIERLEVENDKFFLRLRNRITRVGIELPTIEVRFEHLNVDTEAHMGSRALPSIPNFTLNMIEGFLNYIHLLPSKKKPLSILRDVSGVIKPGRMTLLLGPPTSGKTTLLLALAGKLDKNLKVSGRVTYNGHEMDEFVPQRTSAYISQRDLHIGEMTVRETLAFSARCQGVGSTYDLFSELLRREKEANIKPDPDIDLFMKAAALGGQEASLITDVIVKILGLEVCADTLVGDEMLRGISGGQRKRLTTGEMLVGPARALFMDEISNGLDSSTTYQIVKSLRNYIHILRGTAFVSLLQPAPETFDLFDDIFLLSDGQIVYQGPRDNVLQFFEYVGFKCPERKGVADFLQEVTSRKDQQQYWIDKDKPYRFISVKEFSEAFQSFHVGQRLGDELATPFDKTKSHPAALTTNKYGVSKKELLKACIARELLLMKRNSFVYIFKTMLLIIVACVSMTILLRTKMHRDSILDGGLYVGALFFSLMTIMFNGFSEVALTILKLPVFYKQRDLRFFPPWAYSLPTWILKIPISFVEVAVWVFMTHYVIGFDPNVESLFKQYLLLLCVNQMSSGLFRFIAAAGRNEIIANTFGSFSLLIVLVMGGFLLSRDDIRKWWIWGYWISPIMYAQNAIAVNEFLGKSWGQVLPQSTETLGVAVMKSKGFFTEAYWYWIGVGALICYVFLFNIIFTVALSYLNPFKSSQTVLTEEDGPTNETRELTNVSSMRRNLEESREGTQSIECETSSNQNKKRGMVLPFEPLSITFDEIKYAVGMPQELKAQGVTEDRLELLKGVSGAFKPGVLTALMGVSGAGKTTLMDVLAGRKTGGYIDGRITISGYPKKQETFARIAGYCEQNDIHSPNVTVYESLLFSAWLRLPPEVADASRKMFIDEVMVLVELTPLRDSLVGLPGVSGLSTEQRKRLTIAVELVANPSIIFMDEPTTGLDARAAAIVMRTVRNTVDTGRTVVCTIHQPGIDIFEAFDELFLLKQGGEEIYVGPLGRYSSHLIAYFEAINGISKIKDGQNPATWMLEVTMMAQETTLGVDFAVLYKNSELYRKNKAMIEELSKPSPGSQELHFSTQYSQSFINQCLTCLLKQQWSYWRNPSYTAVRFLFTTFTALMFGTIFWNLGSKSQKQQDIMNAMGSIYAAVIFLGIQNASAVQPVVDVERTVFYRERAAGMYSAMPYAFAQVFIELPYVFIQTIVYALIVYAMIGLHWEVAKFFWYIFFIYFTLLYFTLFGMVTVALTPNRNIAAVISAAFYAMWNLFSGFIIPKSKIPVWWVWCYWMTPVAWTMYGLVASQFGDIQERLETGETVEEFVKNYFGYEHSFLGVVAAVVVGFTIIFVFVFAVSIRLLNFQKR